gaataataggAAACGCTTTTTCTAAAAACCTGTGTTTCAAAAGTATTTCGGCTCTGGGGCCCCTCCAGGAGAGTGTCAGTGAAGGTGTTTTTAAACATGAGAGATCCCAAAGGCTGGCAaatacaagaatgggccttttctgcagtggccccctatttgtggaatgctttccccaaagaGGTTTGGCTGGCTCCTTCCCTAtacacttttaggcaccaggctaaaacgttcctcttcagccaggctttgggctgattgacatccgatgtgcccttttaaatgtgttgggggtggggttatTGCTTTGCTATCGTCCttacttttattatgtattttgtgtttgtttttttctattgTAATTTTacattgtgaaccgccctgagatttatggataaagggcagtatacaaatttaataaatgataataacaaTTGTAGTAGTAACAGACATAATAATTCTCAAACATCTGAATTGGAAGACACTGACTGAATGCTCTGCACCAGTGTGAATGCATTGGTTTTACTGGTTGAGGCTAATAAATTGTGCTTGAATTTTAGGAAGACAAGATGCTATTTGAGTGGGTGGTCTGGGAAACAGTCaagttctggatggggttgcacttcctctgaaggagcttcttcttctttggcgatcacttgtagctgagtaagattgtcttccatgaacacggttttaacagtgagtctgtaagtgactgtggaggccaattctggatccacacgtccttccacagtggggacattggtttccgggcaggagttgatcacggtgagagtTTGcccagtgtgccttcctcttagcatgtttctcccttttcgtcctgagtttgaacatcttcaaagcccatgacacctttggaaaaggctgttctccaatttgggcgctcacaggccagtgtttcccagttgtcagtgttaatactacatttttaaagatttgccttgagacagtctttaaacctcttttgctgaccaccagcattacgctttccatttttaagttcggaacagagtagttgctttggaagacgatcatcaggcatccgcacaacatggccagtccaatgaagttgatgttgaagaatcattgcttcgacactgctgatctttgcttcttctagtacactggccTATCTTCCCAAATGGTGTATAAAAAAATTCGGAGGcgccgttgatggaatctttcaaggagtcggagatggcgtttataagtgggcCACTTATTATCACCATCAGAAGAAGCAGGTGCTTAGCTTGAGGATACCTCCTGGATATATCTGTCATCCATAGTGCCCTTGATGGCAAGGAGTGCCTTTTTACAGCTTTGTAAAAGGACATAGATCCAGCTCTTTGATCGTGTCGGTTGCAAAGGACTTCCCCTGTGTTCTATTCTCAGGAATCCCTATTAAAATAAGCTGCTGAATCAAAACAGAGAATGCTGCATCAGAAACCAAAATTAGTTGACAGTGACCCTCACAAAGATGCCAGAATTTGATAGTGAAGCTGTGTGTTGCAATGAGGTCTGCTGATAAGACTGGCCAACCAGGGTAGAGATCTATAACACTGGGGGCAAAAGGCTCCGGATTCCCACCTAGATTCTCTATATGCTTATGGCTCCTCTGCAAGACAGGTAAGCTGCTCCTTCCTGGTGGCAGGCGAGTGGGTGGGAAAAGACTGGCATGGGGGGAAAGGTTTTAAGGGACTTGCAGAGGAGCAAACCAAGGTTTCATTCTGGAGACAAGGTAGCAGGACAGACAGAGTGCTACGCTAATAAGGTTAGCACCtgacattgcattgcattgcattgaatTCCTTTAATTCATTTCTAAtccaccctttctcccaaagcagCCCATTATCAAATATTGATCAGACCttccatagtactagttacaggtaccgtaggtagccgtgttggtctgacgtagtctaaacaaaattttaaaaaatccttccagtagcaccttagagaccaactaagtttgtcataggtatgagctttcgtggcatacctatgacaaacttagttggtctctaaggtgctagtggaagggttttgttttgttttgttttgatcagACCTGCGAGGGTTCTTTGTGCAAATGAACTTGGCAGTGTAGCAGAGAGCCGTGGCTAACAGAGACCTTGTCCGCATTGGAGGAAAATGTGGATATGAACAAGCTTGCCTCCCCATTAGTGTGGGCATGTCCATATGACACCCACCCTCTTGCCCCAGTGTTCTGCCGAACCTTTCCCTCTTTTAAATGTGAGGTTTTGCAATCCTTGGGAAGCTCAAAGTGGAAGAGCCCCACACTTGAAGTGGGAAAGGTCTGGAACAACACTGGGTTGGAGTCCAATTTTATTACGCTGTGGTCAAACCTTGAGCAGTTTTAACTGACATCTGTAAGAGAGCCTTCCAATGGGCTTGAAGTGTCCTGATTTGCTTCTTAAACACCATACACAGTGGAAAGTATCTTCTGTCCTTTGACTTAgcgttagggttgccagactcaatagaggacaggaattctgtgcctttaattgccctgctcccttttgagtctggaaaccttaaagagaaaccagcagaccctttgtttaatttccaagctggtttctctttaaggtttccagactcaaaagagagcagggcaattaaaggcacagaagtcctgtcctctattgagtctggcaaccctacttaacgTTCAGTTTGTGATGGAACTCCCTGTctcacatttgtttgttttaagccaGCTCAGACTCAGACCATTTGGGACTCTGACCTGTGGAGCCTGTTCCCTTTAGATATCAGGGCTCATCCACTTCCTTTTGTtgacctgctgctttcccccaagaaaaaaTTAAGGGCTCTTTACCCCttaattcaggcataggcaaactgtcctccatatgttttgggactacaactcccatcatccctagctaacatgaccagtagtcagggatgatgggaattgtagtcccaaaacatctggagggctgagtttgcctatgcctgccttaattGGATCAAATGGCATttcaggttttctctggattgacgcTTGCTCCTATTGAGAggtaaagagtggttttccctgtggaaaggagcagggcaaggagaAAATTGCTGGgacttgtgctttctaggcatgggacatgGATGAGCCCATAATGTGTTTTATCCCTAAATGCTCTTTTATTCATTCTCTCCCACGCCCACCGTTTCTGGACCTAGGTATTGAAGGTTTGCAGCAAAGGATGAAGCACCTATggcccctccagctgttgctggactacagttccattGGCCAcagcagctggggctgatggaagttgggagttcaacaacatctgggcagccGCAAGCTCCTTTGCCCTGATTTTCCTCTGCTCTGTTTTCTCAGGAGGCAGGTGATAAGCAAGCTGCTTTTCCTGCCTCCTCCCTTTCTGAAAACATCCTGCTGATTTCAACCTTGGAAATAGCAGCAAATGAAAAACGACAAGCAAATGGGTGGGTGAGCTTCCACTGGGAGAAAGGgttccagcctcctgttcttaaAACCACCCTTTTTTCAGCCAAACAATGTGCTCCTGATGAAGGGAGGTAGCACACTTCCGGTGCCCGGGGGCAGCTCTTGGTCCCATCCGTATCAGACTTTTAAAGCATGTGACcttccccaaagtatcctgggaactgtagtgtaccTGCCGCAGAcctgcagctcccagcagccttaacaagcCACAGCTAATGTGATTTAAAGCTATGTTAATTAAAGGTGTGGCATTTCTGTGCCCCTGGAACCTGATCCAAATGACTTTGGAGCTCAAGGCTCCTAACCATCTCATAAAAATATAAGATCCATATATTTTTCTGTTTCCTCCTTTCAACAGGGACTTCAAATGAATCTGTCCAAGATGTATTGGCCCTCGCTGTCTCCTAAAACCACCTTGACATTCTTCGGCTTCCTGCTCCTATGCCATGGATCGGAAGGGGGCTTGCTGTCCATGGCGAATCCCAGGGAGAAGACTTCTGAAGACCACCCACTGACCTCTGACGCCACCTCTGTTCCTCTCCGCATCTTCCTGAGCTCCATCTCCCCCCAATCCCCCCAGTTGCCCCGAAAAGGGGTTTCCTGTGAGGACTTGATGCCTGAAGCCTTGGATGGTTTTGCTGATGTGCCCAAGCTCTCCCAGACCGTCATCCGAGCTGCATTAGTGTTGGCCCTGCAAAGGGCAGGCTGTAGTGGGCATGCGGAAACCCTCGTCCTGCACCTCTACGAGGACCTAGGACAGGTAGATTCGGACGACCTCCTGTTTGTGATGGCCGGGACTCTGAACACCACTCACTCCCCTGGTCAGAGGAAGAGCAGCGTTGCCTTGCAGTTCAACCTGGACCAGCTTGCGCAAACGCCAGTCCGGCACTGCCGAGGTCTGTTGCCGGTGAACGGATCCCTCCTGCACGGCAAGACGCACAAAGTCTACCGGGGTTTTCTGGAGGCTTCCAAGGCCTGCCAGCGTCTAGGGGATTCCTGTGCCGGAGTGGCCTCCAACGGCAGCAGCTTCTTCTACGTGGTGGAAAGAAAGGGCAGCTACTTCCTGCCCCGCCATGGCGCCTCCTCCTGGCTCCACCAGTGCCGCAGGCTTGCAAGAGGCCGCCGTTCCACCCCGGACAACTGTGCTAGTGAGACGGAGCAGAAAGTACATGCAGTCGTGAACTGGATTCCTGGGGTCAGCACAGTCTACAACCTTGGAACCACCATTTACTTTGCAGCTCGGGACTGCAAAGAGCTTGCAGAGGAACGCGGTATAGATACCCTTGTAGATGTCGGCCAGGATGCATTGCTTGCTGTGACAGGCGGGGCAAGCAGCGTTATCGGAATGGGGATTTCTGCAGCGGTAAAGCCAGCAGTCCGAAGCGGTGTGCATTCTTTGATACGCTACTTCAGAGAGAAGGGAGATCCTTATCCTGTCCCCTCCAATCACTCGGGCCCCGTCAACGTCATCTAGTTGCAACAAAGCTCTTTCTCTTCTCGATCAAGCATTTCTTGCTATAAAACTGTATGCTCAGTCTGTTATTTGCAGCATGCTTTTGCATACTAGATATGCTTTGGGCTTATCAACCttgctatatgcttgtgaaacttgGACCATTTATAAACACCATATCCAACTCCtcgaaatattccatcaacggtgtctccgaaaattttttacacatcacttgggaagacgggcaaactaatgccagtgtactggaagaagcaaataccaccagtgttgaagcaatgattcttcaacatcaacttcattggacgggtcatgttgtgcggatgcctgatgaccgtcttccaaagcaactactctattccgaacttaaaaatggaaagcgtaatgctggtggtcaacaaaagaggtttaaagactgtctcaaggcaaatctttaaaaatgtagtataaacacagacaactgggaaacactggcttgcgagcgctccatttggagaacagccttgaccaaaggtgttgtgggctttgaagacactcgatctcaggacacaagggagaaacgtgctaagaggaaggcacgcttggcaaatccacaccgtgatcaactcccacctggaaaccaatgtccccaccgtggaaggacatgcggatccagaattggcctccacagtcacttacggactcattgttaaaactgtgtttatggaagacaatcttactcggctacgagtgatcgccaaagaagaaagactaAGATGATTTGGGCTTACAGTGGTGCctgggttctcaaacttaatccattctagaagtccgttccaaaaccaaggtgcactttcccatagaaagtaatgcaaaatggattcatccattccagattTTTAAACACAACCCCTaaaaccactgatccataaaatgaaagcaataaacaatgtactgcagtcacacaatcaatcaatcagtcacaaaaaaagagccgcagaaacaaaaacgcaaaataaatcgcaaaaacagacagacctcagagtaacactcaaaatgaaagtgtggcactcaaaaaggagcacgttcggcttccggaaaaaaaGTTCGtgaactggaacactcacttctgggtttgcagtgtttgggtcccaagttgtttgagtaccaaggcatttgagaaccaaggtaccactgtatctagtaTTTGGGCATAGAGCTTTTGCATCTTGCAGTGGGTCTTATGGAGACTCTTAGGAGAGGTTGGCATTAATGCCCAAGCAGTTTTTTTGAGCACCAGATACATTTGTTTCGTATTGATTTCCTCCTTCATTTCTTCTTGTCTGCCTTGTATCTCATAATACCTTCTTgcatgcttcctccctccctaccGCACTTGCTTGCTTCCTTTTCCTTGTTCCCTACAAAAATAATGGAACGCAAATCTTTGTGCTTATTCTGCCCATTTAGAACAGGCGTTCAATAGCATTTGCAATCTGGAAATGCAGTGCCTGCTTCCTGCAGCATGCTTCTTCCACCCTTTAGCCGCCCAGCATCGCCTGCCCTCAAAGCGTGTGGGAATTGCCATCAGAATGATGCGCCGCCACGCTAATTTCGATTGTGGTTTGGAGAAGGCCAATGCCATCGCTCCCATTTCTGGTCAAATGTCACCCGCAGCCGAtgcagtgggtgggtgtgcagtTATGCAAATATATAAGAATTGGAAATAAACGGTCAAAGGTGAACCTATATGAAGCACTCTTGCCAGAATTGCTCCCTCTTATTTCCGATGTTCAGGCTATGAGTGCCGTCGTGCGAGGAGCTGAAATGGCACCACCCACACATAAGATAGAGTTATCTGAAAGCTTAGGGTGGGGGGAACTCCCAAGATTTGCAGAACTAATGAATACTGTATGCTCAGCGATCACAGCATACTGTGAAATGCAGGAACCGACTAGggtggctggaatcctgaacgaGGTACACTCAAgggtgcaatacagtggtacctcgatgtaattacacaattggttccggaagtctgtacttaacctgaagcgcacttaacctgaagcgaactttcccattgaaagtaatggaaagtggattaatccgttccagacgggtccgcggagtactcaacctgaagcgtacttaacccgaagtatgagtgtaattggttctggaagtctgtacttaacctgaagcgtacttaacctgaagcgtacttaacctgaagcgaacttttccattgaaagtaatggaaagtggattaatccattccagacgggtctgcggagtacttaaactgaaagtactcaaaccgaagcgtacttaaaccgaggtatgactgtatcttgtTGAAGGTTCCActgacatttttcttcttttttaaaaagtggttggtGCTTCTGGGTTTTCCCTTAAAGTAGTattaaatgttgctggactacaactcccatcatgcctagctagcaggaccagagaccagggattatgggagccgTAGTCCATCTGAGAAAGGCTGCTATAAATGAAACCTATGGTCTTtacagtgggacgcgggtggcactgtggtctaaaccacagagcctagagccagctgctgcccacctagcagttcgaaagcatgtcaagtgcaagtagataaataggtactgctccagtgggaaggtaaacggcgtttccgtgcactgctctgtttcgccagaagcggcatagtcatgctggccacatgacccggaagctgtctgcagacaaacgccggctccctcggccaatagagcgagatgagcgtgcaaccccagagtcgtccatggctggacctaatggtcaggggtccctttacctttacggtctTTACAGGTGCATGGGATCACAAATGTCAAACAACCCACTACACATGGCCCAccgaggaagcctgctttaagcaTTAAGTTCACATGCAGCTCAGGCACgttctaggacaggggtggggtgggccctTTTTGGATCtttatctgcccccccaccccaccccatgggacAACAGTAATCAGCTGGTGTAAACAATCAGAGAGCGTTTCCAGTCCTCTTGTTGGCACTTTATGCGCTCAGACTTGGGACAAAGGAGAAAGAGCATGAACCATTGTGCGTGTTAGAACTGCTTCTGTGACCATTTCCAGCAGTGGCTGAAGCCTGACTGCTTGCGAAAACTTTGGAACCACTCCCTTTGCTCAAATTCAGCTGTTCACGTGGTTACTCTTCATATACTCAGAGGAGCCTTACATTTTATGTTTATTCACTTGTTCTTCTATGTCACTATGAAGGAATATGAATCAATTGCTTTGGGTAGCAGATACTGGTCTTGGCTGTGAGCAACCTCAAGCTCTGTCTTGTTTAGAAGACAATGGGGGTGAATGTTGGCCTTTGTTTCAGATACACACTGTTGGCCTCCCTtggacattttttttgttttgttttttaaaaggttcctGCACTGAATGCTGACTCAGGGTTTGACTCGTGGTATTATGTTGCTGGAGGAAGAGAGGTGGCAGAAAATGCTGAAGCTGATTACTAGTTTCCAATTCCTTTTTTGTTACAGGAGTTTGCAGTTCCATcaggaaaccttaaaaagaacTAAAGTcttaaacaggcatggccaaacttcagctgtttggggactacaattcccatcacccctgaccactggtcctgttagctaaggatgatgggagttgtagtcccaaaacagctggagagccaagtttggccatgcgcTGGTCTAAAATAACTAGGGCGCACTGTCCCTTAAAGACCGACAATAGTTTTCTTCAGTCAAAAACTATTGGTTTTGCACAACGTTCAGAAATGTTTGCTGATCGCTGATGACGATAAACAAAtaaggagctgggggggggggtgcatcacTTCCAGGAGTGTCCtgtttcaagatggcgctgaCTCATCTCCACCCCTGTGTGGACACATGGCACCTCCATACCAGTGGCAGTCAAATTATGTAGAAAGGAATAGGGGCGGGTTACACTCCCAAATAAGCTTTGCAAATCATACCACCACATGCCCATGAAACTGCCCTGTCTTAGATAGCGCTGAGTTGTGTCTGACCCAACACTTGTTCCGAGCATAGGACACCTTCAACCACTGAGCAAAAGCAGGCTCACACATGCATGTTCAGTGGTTGATAACCGCAGCGCTATGTGATGGCTTGAACTTGTGAATGGACCATCAGAGATATAACACCACAGGCAGTAAGAGCTTATTATCTCCACAGGCCAGTACTTTTCAGTGGGCTCAGTAGACTACTGCAATTCGTTAGATACATGGGTGTGCTTGgcttctgaagatggtttggaaactttagCTGGGGCGGAAATCAGCAGCCAGGTTGTTCACCGGGGCAAAATGGCATGAGACTGTAACACTAAGTCCCGGCCTGTCTGCACCGGCTGCCCATCAGttttcaattcaaagtgctggttttgaagcACTTcaatgacatacagtggtacctctggttacgaacttaattccggaggtccattcttaacctgaaacccctcttaacctgaggtaccactttagctaatggggcctcccaccgcgccaccgccatgcgatttctgttctcatcctgaagcaaagttcttaacccgaggtactatttctggattagcagagtctgtaacctgaagcgtctgtaacctgaagcgtctgtaacctgaggtaccgccttaagtgagaacaggccttttctgtagtgtctcgctgtttgtggaatgctcttgccTGGCACCAGgagtaccaacttgaataaaacatgggggtggggagcagataaGCCCTACCCTGTACAATTGATCCCAagacacacaccatttaaatggcaattcccagcaactggggggGGGCCTTCAAATATTCTATCCCCCCCAGAAGCGACATATCGGTCCCTAGGAGTGGACTCCAATGTCTGGCACCATCAtcacatagagttggaagggaccctgaggatcattcaagtccaaccccctgcaatgcaagaatatgcagttgtcccatacagggatcgaacctgcaaccttggcaccatcggcaccacgctctaaccaactgagctatccaggcagctAGCTGGAGAGGGgctaagcaaaaacattcctctttaaccaggtctttggccgATTAAAACAAATCTATGCCTttcagaagcggggggggggggtttattaatgcctttctttcctttttaggCTTTAATTATTTCTGTGGGGGTgtattgcttgcttgtttgtctgATTGTAAGACggtttgggttgccctgggcaagttgaaggactaataataatacataataatttattatttataccctgcccatctggctgggtttcctcagccactctgggcggcttccaacaaaatattaaaatacagtagtgcgtcaaacattaaaagcttccctaatcagggctgccttcagatgtcttctaaaagtctggtagttgttttttttctctttgacatctggtgggagggcgttccacagggcgggtgccactaccgagaaggccctctgcctgtttcttgtaacttggcttctcgcagcgagggatcGGACACAGTGTccagcagaacgat
Above is a window of Zootoca vivipara chromosome 2, rZooViv1.1, whole genome shotgun sequence DNA encoding:
- the APOF gene encoding apolipoprotein F, which translates into the protein MNLSKMYWPSLSPKTTLTFFGFLLLCHGSEGGLLSMANPREKTSEDHPLTSDATSVPLRIFLSSISPQSPQLPRKGVSCEDLMPEALDGFADVPKLSQTVIRAALVLALQRAGCSGHAETLVLHLYEDLGQVDSDDLLFVMAGTLNTTHSPGQRKSSVALQFNLDQLAQTPVRHCRGLLPVNGSLLHGKTHKVYRGFLEASKACQRLGDSCAGVASNGSSFFYVVERKGSYFLPRHGASSWLHQCRRLARGRRSTPDNCASETEQKVHAVVNWIPGVSTVYNLGTTIYFAARDCKELAEERGIDTLVDVGQDALLAVTGGASSVIGMGISAAVKPAVRSGVHSLIRYFREKGDPYPVPSNHSGPVNVI